The window GGCACCCAAGCCCTGTGCCGAACTGATGTCAGCCGTCTTGAAAGGCGACTACGCGGCCGCATTGAAGATCCAGGATCGGCTGGTGCCGTTGCACGACGCCATCTTCAAGGAGCCGGGTCTTGCCGGTGCCAAGCACGGTCTCAAGCTGTTGGGCCGTCTGCAGGAGGAGGTGCGCCTGCCATTGATGCCGGTGACGGTCCCGACGGGCCTCGTTATTCGCGAAGCCATGGTCCATGCCGGCCTGATCAATTGAGCGGCGACGTTATATTGCATGACGGATACAGTTCGCGCTGTTGAAGAGAAAGGATTGCAGGTGCTCAAGGAGTTTCGTGAATTCGCGATGAAGGGCAATGTGGTCGATCTCGCCGTCGGCGTGATCATCGGTGCAGCGTTCGGCGCCATCGTCACTTCGCTGGTCGGCGACATCATCATGCCGGTCATCGGCGCGATCACCGGCGGTCTCGACTTCTCGAACTACTTCACGGGTCTCTCGAAAGCGGTGACCGCGACCAATCTGGCCGATGCCAAGAAACAAGGCGCCGTGCTGGCCTGGGGGAGCTTCCTGACGCTGAGCATCAACTTCATCATCATCGCCTTCGTGCTGTTCCTGGCGATCCGCTTCATGAACAAGCTGAAGCGCAACGATGCGGCGGCGCCGCCGAAGCGCGACCCGCCAAGAAGAATTGCTGACCGAGATCCGCGATCTGCTCAAGAAGGCGTAAGCGCCACGCTTGAAGCGCGCGTTATCAGGTTTATGTATCCCGAGATAACGCCGAAAGCATGTGACGATGGCCGAGAAGAACGAGCGCCCGATCAAGGTGATCGCTGAAAACCGCAAGGCGCGATTCAACTTCGCGATCGAGGACACGCTGGAGGCCGGCATCGCGCTGACCGGCACCGAGGTGAAGTCGATCCGCAACGGCAAGTCGACGATCGCGGAATCCTACGCCGATCCCAAGGATGGCGAGATCTGGCTGATCAACTGCAACATCCCGGAATATCTGCAGGCCAACCGCTTCAACCACGAGCCGAAGCGGCCGCGGAAACTGCTGCTGCACCGCAAGCAGATCAACAAGCTGATGGGCGCGGTGGAGCGCCAGGGCATGACGCTGGTACCGCTGAAGATGTATTTCAACGAGCGCGGCCGGGTGAAATTGCAGCTCGCTTTGGCGAAGGGCAAGCAGTTGCACGACAAGCGCGATGCCGACAAGAAGCGCGACTGGAGTCGCGAAAAGGGCCGCATCCTGCGGGCGCGGGGATAGTAGGCCTCATCCTGAGGAGCCGCGTGCTTTGCGAGGCGTCTCGAAGGATGGGGTGATTTCGCCTCGTGGTTCGAGACGGCGCAAGCGCGCGCCTCCTCACCATGAGGCTTGAACTGCGTTGGATATGAGGATCGACGATGGCTCAGCAAAGTAACCTGCTCGAAGTCGACTGGAGCAAGATTCCCGCGCCGGAGGACGATGGCGCCGCGGCACATCTGGTCGGTATGGCGATCCCGTCGGTCAGCCTGCGTGCCACCAACGACACCGCGGTAACGCTGTCGGAATTGCCGGGCCGGGTGGTGGTGTTCGGCTATCCCCGCACCGGCGAACCCGGCAAGATCGCGCTGGTCGATGACTGGGACATGATCCCCGGTGCGCGAGGCTGCACCCCGCAAACCTGCGCGTTTCGCGACCTGTTTGCAGAGCTGAAGTCCGCCGGCGCGCAGCACGTGTTCGGTCTGTCGACCCAGAGCAACGACTACCAGACCGAAATGGCGGTGCGATTGCATCTGCCGTTTCCGGTGCTGTCCGATGAACAGCTCGACCTGGTCCACGCGCTCGATCTGCCGACCATGGAGGTCGCCGACCTCACGATGATCAAGCGCCTGGCCTTGATCATCGACGACGCCAAAATCACCCACGTGTTCTATCCAGTGTTTCCGCCGGACCGGAACGCCGGCGACGTGCTGCAATGGCTGCAGGCCAATCCGGTTTAGGTCTTCGCCAGATCCGCTTTCACCCGTGCGAACACGCTGCGAAACATGTCGGGTGTCAGCACCCGCGTGTTCGTGTTGTAGCGCGAGCAGTGATAGCTGTCGTAGAGCTTGAAGCGGCCGGCGTCGTGCACGGCGCCGTGGGAAAACGGCGCCAGCACCGCGCGCAGGCCGAGCGTCTTCAGCATCGTGTCATGCGCGACGCGGCCGAGCAGAACGATGGCGCGCAGCCGCGGCATCGTCTCCATCGTTGCGATCAGGAACGGCCGGCAGGTGTTGATCTCGGCGGGCAGGGGCTTGTTCTGCGGCGGCACGCAGCGCACGGCGTTGCTGATCCGGCAATCCCTTAGCGTCAGCCCGTCATCAGGCCGTGCTTCGTAGGTGCCGGCGGCAAAGCCGTATTCGAGCAGGGTGGCGTAGAGCAGGTCGCCGGCATAGTCGCCGGTGAACGGCCGTCCGGTGCGGTTGGCGCCCTGGACGCCGGGTGCGAGCCCGACGATCAGCAGCGCCGCATCGGCATCGCCGAACGACGGTACCGGCGCGTTGAAGCCCACGGGGTCGCGGGCGCGCACCGCCATGCGGTATTCGACGAGCCTGGGACAGAGCGGGCAGTTGCGATCGGGATCGGTGGGAATGCCGGCGGCGACCACGGGGGCGGGCGTCGCCGGCAGGATCTTAGTCCTCGAAATCTTCGTCATCGCCTCGGGGCGCCATGGCGGTCGCGCGCTGCAGGAATTGCGGGGTCTGGTGGCGCGGTTCGCGCGGCGCCGGACGCTCGGCGGGATCGCGGCCGAGCTTGCTTTGCAGCTCGACGAGGTCGGTGAAGACGTCGGCCTGGCGGCGCAGCTCGTCGGCGATCATCGGCGGCTGGCTGGAGATGGTGGAGATGACGGTGACGCGGACACCGCGGCGCTGCACGGCTTCCACCAGGGAGCGGAAATCGCCGTCGCCCGAGAACAGCACGATCTGGTCGACGTGCTCGGCGAGCTCCATCGCATCGACCGCGAGCTCGATGTCCATGTTGCCCTTGACCTTACGGCGGCCCGACGCGTCGATGAATTCCTTGGTCGCCTTGGTGACCACCGTATAGCCATTGTAATCGAGCCAATCGATCAGCGGCCGGATCGACGAATATTCCTGATCTTCGATAATTGCGGTGTAATAAAAGGCGCGGACCAATGTGCCGCGGCTCTGGAATTCCTTGAGGAGGCGCTTGTAGTCGATATCGAAGCCAAGCGTCTTGGCGGTGGCGTAGAGGTTGGCGCCATCGATAAAGAGCGCGATCTTGTTAGATGTGGGGGACATCAAGTTTTCTCATGTGGTTTGTTGTTGTTAACGTTTTTGGCGCGGCAATAATTTTGCCGCGCATTTGAATCAAGTCCATCGTCCGCTCTGCGGCGGATCGACTCGATCGGGCGTTACGCAAAATAGGTGAAGAGAGAGAGCTAAGCTCAACCTTTTTGCCGATGCAATGAAGCCTTTTGGTGTTCGC is drawn from Nitrobacteraceae bacterium AZCC 2146 and contains these coding sequences:
- a CDS encoding large conductance mechanosensitive channel (product_source=KO:K03282; cog=COG1970; ko=KO:K03282; pfam=PF01741; superfamily=81330; tigrfam=TIGR00220; transmembrane_helix_parts=Inside_1_20,TMhelix_21_43,Outside_44_76,TMhelix_77_99,Inside_100_171), with the translated sequence MLKEFREFAMKGNVVDLAVGVIIGAAFGAIVTSLVGDIIMPVIGAITGGLDFSNYFTGLSKAVTATNLADAKKQGAVLAWGSFLTLSINFIIIAFVLFLAIRFMNKLKRNDAAAPPKRDPPRRIADRDPRSAQEGVSATLEARVIRFMYPEITPKACDDGREERAPDQGDR
- a CDS encoding SsrA-binding protein (product_source=KO:K03664; cath_funfam=2.40.280.10; cog=COG0691; ko=KO:K03664; pfam=PF01668; superfamily=74982; tigrfam=TIGR00086), with translation MAEKNERPIKVIAENRKARFNFAIEDTLEAGIALTGTEVKSIRNGKSTIAESYADPKDGEIWLINCNIPEYLQANRFNHEPKRPRKLLLHRKQINKLMGAVERQGMTLVPLKMYFNERGRVKLQLALAKGKQLHDKRDADKKRDWSREKGRILRARG
- a CDS encoding peroxiredoxin (product_source=COG1225; cath_funfam=3.40.30.10; cog=COG1225; pfam=PF08534; superfamily=52833), with translation MAQQSNLLEVDWSKIPAPEDDGAAAHLVGMAIPSVSLRATNDTAVTLSELPGRVVVFGYPRTGEPGKIALVDDWDMIPGARGCTPQTCAFRDLFAELKSAGAQHVFGLSTQSNDYQTEMAVRLHLPFPVLSDEQLDLVHALDLPTMEVADLTMIKRLALIIDDAKITHVFYPVFPPDRNAGDVLQWLQANPV
- a CDS encoding uracil-DNA glycosylase family 4 (product_source=TIGR00758; cath_funfam=3.40.470.10; cog=COG1573; ko=KO:K21929; pfam=PF03167; smart=SM00986; superfamily=52141; tigrfam=TIGR00758), giving the protein MTKISRTKILPATPAPVVAAGIPTDPDRNCPLCPRLVEYRMAVRARDPVGFNAPVPSFGDADAALLIVGLAPGVQGANRTGRPFTGDYAGDLLYATLLEYGFAAGTYEARPDDGLTLRDCRISNAVRCVPPQNKPLPAEINTCRPFLIATMETMPRLRAIVLLGRVAHDTMLKTLGLRAVLAPFSHGAVHDAGRFKLYDSYHCSRYNTNTRVLTPDMFRSVFARVKADLAKT
- a CDS encoding uncharacterized LabA/DUF88 family protein (product_source=COG1432; cog=COG1432; pfam=PF01936; superfamily=51735); translated protein: MSPTSNKIALFIDGANLYATAKTLGFDIDYKRLLKEFQSRGTLVRAFYYTAIIEDQEYSSIRPLIDWLDYNGYTVVTKATKEFIDASGRRKVKGNMDIELAVDAMELAEHVDQIVLFSGDGDFRSLVEAVQRRGVRVTVISTISSQPPMIADELRRQADVFTDLVELQSKLGRDPAERPAPREPRHQTPQFLQRATAMAPRGDDEDFED